Proteins found in one Papio anubis isolate 15944 chromosome 13, Panubis1.0, whole genome shotgun sequence genomic segment:
- the RRAGA gene encoding ras-related GTP-binding protein A, translating to MPNTAMKKKVLLMGKSGSGKTSMRSIIFANYIARDTRRLGATIDVEHSHVRFLGNLVLNLWDCGGQDTFMENYFTSQRDNIFRNVEVLIYVFDVESRELEKDMHYYQSCLEAILQNSPDAKIFCLVHKMDLVQEDQRDLIFKEREEDLRRLSRPLECACFRTSIWDETLYKAWSSIVYQLIPNVQQLEMNLRNFAQIIEADEVLLFERATFLVISHYQCKEQRDVHRFEKISNIIKQFKLSCSKLAASFQSMEVRNSNFAAFIDIFTSNTYVMVVMSDPSIPSAATLINIRNARKHFEKLERVDGPKHSLLMR from the coding sequence ATGCCAAATACAGCCATGAAGAAAAAGGTGCTGCTGATGGGGAAGAGCGGGTCGGGGAAGACCAGCATGAGGTCGATTATCTTCGCCAATTATATTGCTCGCGACACCCGGCGCCTGGGGGCCACCATTGACGTGGAGCACTCCCACGTCCGATTCCTGGGGAACCTGGTGCTGAACCTGTGGGACTGTGGCGGTCAGGACACCTTCATGGAAAATTACTTCACCAGCCAGCGAGACAATATTTTCCGTAACGTAGAAGTTCTGATTTACGTGTTTGACGTGGAGAGCCGCGAACTGGAAAAGGACATGCATTATTACCAGTCGTGTCTGGAGGCCATCCTCCAGAACTCTCCTGACGCCAAAATCTTCTGCCTGGTGCACAAAATGGATCTGGTTCAGGAGGATCAGCGCGACCTGATTTTTAAAGAGCGAGAGGAAGACCTGAGGCGTCTGTCTCGCCCGCTGGAGTGTGCTTGTTTTCGAACGTCCATCTGGGATGAGACGCTCTACAAAGCCTGGTCCAGCATCGTCTACCAGCTGATTCCCAACGTTCAGCAGCTGGAGATGAACCTCAGGAATTTTGCCCAAATCATTGAGGCCGATGAAGTTCTGCTGTTCGAAAGAGCTACGTTCTTGGTTATTTCCCACTACCAGTGCAAAGAGCAGCGCGACGTCCACCGGTTTGAGAAGATCAGCAACATCATCAAACAGTTCAAGCTGAGCTGCAGTAAATTGGCCGCTTCCTTCCAGAGCATGGAAGTTAGGAATTCCAACTTCGCTGCTTTCATCGACATCTTCACCTCAAACACGTACGTGATGGTGGTCATGTCAGACCCGTCGATCCCTTCTGCGGCCACTCTGATCAACATTCGCAATGCCCGgaaacactttgagaagctggaGAGAGTGGATGGCCCCAAGCACAGTCTCCTTATGCGTTGA